In Flavobacterium sp. GSB-24, the genomic window ATCGCAGAATGATAATATACGACAAACAAATATTAAAGAATGATGCATTAGTTGATGAGGCAGATACTTTATATAAAGGAGGTTTTATAAGCAAAGAGCAGAAGAAGTTTATAAAAAAAGAATTACCAGTTTTTAAAAGTCAAGATAATATTCTGGTGAGGCTGGGTTTCTTTTTGTTGGGGAATTTATTGTATAGTTCGATATGTGGAGCAATTTCTATTTTAGGATTAAGTTCAGAACATATCTTTCTTGAAATTTGCTGTTACTTGTTTGCTGCTGTTGGTTTTGTGGGCTCAGAATTATTGGCAAAACAGAATTTCCATAACCACGGTTTAGATGACTCATTTATATTAGGAGCACTTTTAAATGTGGGATTTGCTATCGGAATCACTACAGAAGGTTATGAAATAGTTATTGCTTTCTTTGTGGCTGTTGTGGCCATTTTTATGTTTTTGAGATATTTACATTTACTATCGATGCTGGTGTTTTGTCTAGCTGTAACAGCTTTTTTATTTTTCGGAATGTTTGAATTCGGAGATTTAGGAAAAGCTATTCTGCCTTTTACAGCAATGATTTTAGCTGCAATTTTTTATTTTGTAACAAAGAAATTAATTAATAATCTAAACGAAAGTTACTATTACAATGGACTTCTATTAGCCAATAGTTTTTGTTTAGTGCTGTTTTATCTTTCTTGTAATTATCTGGTAGTTAGAGAGCTTTCTGCAGAACTTTTAGGAACAGAAGTTAAACCAGGAACTGATATTCCATTTGCATTTTTCTTCTACGGATTTACTTTTATTGTTCCAATTGTGTATTTGGTTCAGGCTTTAAAAACAAAAGATAGGATAATGTTGTGGATCAGTTTTTTAGCTATTGGATTTTCAATTTATACAATCCGTTTTTATTACACAGTTTTACCTATAGAAGTTGCGCTGACTCTTGGCGGGCTTATTTTATTTGCAATTGCCTATTTCTCCATTAAAAAATTAAAAGGAAAGGAAAGTGGCTTAACTTTTAAACCTGATAGAATCAATCATTCAGATGCTATTTTAAACGCTGAAGCTTTAGTAGTAGCTTCTACTTTTGGAATGAAACCGGAAGTAAAACCACAAGCTTCTCCTATGGAGTTTGGAGGTGGAGGCTTCAGTGGAGGAGGTTCTGATGGAAGTTTTTAGAAATGTAAAATGTGAAATGTGAAATGTGAAATGTGAGAAGAAATAACTATTACTCCTTAACTGTCTTACATTTTACATTTCACATTTCACATTTTACAAAAAAAAAAATTACACTTTACTTTTTAAAGCTTGTGCATCAATATCGCTGTGGGAAACATTATAAACTGCTTTTCCATTTTTAATTAAAATTAATTGCGGAGATTCATGATAAACACCGAATCGGCTTGCAATTTCATTTGAAATATCGCGATGAGCAATCAAATCTAAGAAATACGCATCGACAATTCCTTCAAGATCATAATCTCTTTCAAATTGTTTTAATGCCATTCGGCTGATACTGCATCTTGTACTATGTTTAAAGATAACCACTGGTTTTTCATTTGATATTGCTTCGATTTCCATTAATTGAACAATATCTGTTAATTCTGTCCAGTTTACTTTACTTTTTGGAGCTTCTGAGTTCTCTGAACTTCCGAAGATTGAATTAAAAAAACTCATATTTGACTTGTTTTATGACTTTTTGGCATTTAAATATGATAAAAATCATCTTTTAAATGTCATTTTGTCTTTATTTTTGATATGGAATATAATTTGTCTATTCGAGTACAAAGTTAGAGTATTTGAACTAAAAAAGTATCTCAATAAGTTGTAACTTTAATCTTATTGAATACCAGATAAATAAAATCAATCAAATTGAAAAAAATATGAATATTAATAAGTTTACTATTAAATCGCAGGAAGCCATTCAGTTGTCACAGCAAATAGCACAACGAAATGGCCAGCAGCAAATTGAAAATGAGCACATTTTCAAAGCAATTTTTGAAGTTGATGAAAACGTGGCGCCTTTTATATTGAAAAAATTAAATGTAAATGTGCCTTTGTTTTTACAAGTTCTAGACAGTACAATTCAGAGTTTTCCAAAAGTTTCAGGAGGCGACATTCTGCTTTCGAGAGACGCCAATAAAGCTTTGAATGAAGCTGAAATTATTGCACAAAAAATGAACGACGAATATGTTTCGATCGAACATTTAATTTTAGCGATTTTTGACTCAAAAAGTAAAGTTTCTCAGATCTTAAAAGATCAGGGAGTTACTGGTAAAGGTCTAAAAGCTGCAATTGAAGAATTACGTAAAGGCGAAAGAGTAACCTCGGCATCGGCTGAAGAAACCTATAATTCGTTAAACAAATATGCTAAAAACTTAA contains:
- the ytxJ gene encoding bacillithiol system redox-active protein YtxJ; amino-acid sequence: MSFFNSIFGSSENSEAPKSKVNWTELTDIVQLMEIEAISNEKPVVIFKHSTRCSISRMALKQFERDYDLEGIVDAYFLDLIAHRDISNEIASRFGVYHESPQLILIKNGKAVYNVSHSDIDAQALKSKV